A single genomic interval of Corvus cornix cornix isolate S_Up_H32 chromosome 1, ASM73873v5, whole genome shotgun sequence harbors:
- the STOML3 gene encoding stomatin-like protein 3 produces MDPQRERPKKVNTEHLIADRQEGIGVCGWILVSLSFLMVLITFPISIWACIKVVREYERAVVFRLGRILSKKAKGPGMILVLPCTDTFIKVDLRTVTCKIPPQELLTRDAVTAQVDGVVHYKIHSAVSAVANVTDVHSATLLLAQTTLRNVLGTQSLAQLLAGREEIAHNIQAALSSATEQWGVKVTRVEIKDIRIPMAMQRAMAAEAEAARETRAKVVAAEGEMNASKALQQASMVLAESPAGLQLRYLQILTTVAAQNNSTIVFPLPINMFGSLGQKSTGG; encoded by the exons ATGGATCCCCAGAGAGAGAGACCCAAGAAAGTGAACACAGAACATCTAATTG CTGACAGGCAGGAAGGAATTGGTGTCTGTGGCTGGATCCTGGTTTCCCTTTCATTCCTCATGGTGCTTATTACCTTTCCTATTTCCATCTGGGCATGTATAAAG gTTGTCAGAGAATATGAACGTGCTGTTGTATTTCGTCTGGGACGAATACTGTCTAAGAAAGCAAAGGGACCAG gaatgaTCCTTGTACTTCCATGTACAGATACATTTATCAAGGTTGATCTTAGGACGGTTACCTGTAAGATTCCTCCACAAGAG CTTCTCACGAGGGATGCTGTTACTGCCCAGGTGGATGGGGTGGTGCACTACAAGATCCACAGTGCTGTCAGTGCTGTTGCCaatgtcactgatgtccattcTGCGACCTTGCTTCTGGCACAGACAACCCTGAGAAATGTCCTGGGTACACAGAGCTtggctcagctgctggcaggtcGTGAGGAGATTGCACACAATATCCAG GCTGCCCTCAGCAGTGCCACGGAGCAGTGGGGAGTCAAAGTGACCCGTGTGGAGATCAAAGACATCCGGATTCCCATGGCCATGCAGAGGGCAATGGCAGCTGAAGCAGAGGCTGCTCGAGAGACAAGAGCTAAG gttgtggcagcagaaggagaaatgaaTGCTTCCAAAGCTCTCCAGCAGGCCTCCATGGTGCTGGCCGAGTCTCCAGCAGGTCTGCAGCTGCGTTACCTGCAAATACTAACAACTGTGGCAGCACAGAATAATTCCACTATTGTCTTCCCTCTCCCTATAAATATGTTTGGGAGTTTGGGGCAGAAAAGTACAGGGGGATAG